A single window of Pseudoduganella plicata DNA harbors:
- a CDS encoding bifunctional diguanylate cyclase/phosphodiesterase — MDIRPGFSFVVRHSKRILLWPVLSLCIAVLTWTSILDSLDREYRARDEGARRDAAAIARGYAEHLDRTFHMIDQILQHVRFEWALSGRQLRLEGPSAPGLFPSTPIFNVGIVGVDGKLITNTLPVSTEDVSDRMYYRYQKAQTGDTLYVGEAAIGRSTGRSVVHFSRRLSGNDGSFDGVVRAAVAPAYLTASYDRVALGGNGMLSILGRDGAIRASRVGDTTYASYTSPFAAAALAAPGLRTELLASPGGSMLVDGAAWFRDGRSRYLGWQQVPGYPVIAIAGVDRQEAFAAFARVRENTLARTAISSVALAVFTLIAMALSLRLSWRKYQVELAREAYRLATEEGTEGFFICRAIRAGSADRNAAIADFEIVDCNQTGAELYGRPRAAMIGARLSTLHPADDGGWGARLLHRLGIAVERGILEDDIEVPVDDGPPKWYRLKAVHSKGLLSVTAWDITESKQHLFELERRGNEDPLTGLPNRHWMTAYLPAALQRAADKQCLMALLFIDLDGFKNVNDTAGHHSGDELLRNVAKRLKLAVRPADHVVRVGGDEFIVIIEQVQDRAAVAHIAQRVLNAFQERFHIAQGSYPVGASIGISLFPDDGTHMQELLTHADAAMYVVKTSGKMSYRFFDRQYHDSIRARIDRKAELRHALDADQLILYYQPRVEVATGETCSMEALVRWAHPTRGILEPIDFIPLAEETGLIVPLGEIVIDKVCAQIACWSRQAQPVVPVSINVSPRQFNESDVTTVLRKALLRHGVAPALVEIELTESSMTADNVHVARSLENMQRLGIALAVDDFGTGYSSLSQLQRLDFDVLKVDKAFTAELEKTREGSVFFTAIITMAHALGMRVVAEGVETAGQARQLKQLDCDELQGYFISLPLPATETQPVLARCVL; from the coding sequence ATGGACATCAGACCCGGATTTTCCTTTGTCGTGCGGCACTCGAAGCGCATCCTGCTCTGGCCCGTGCTTTCACTGTGCATTGCCGTATTGACCTGGACATCGATACTCGACTCTCTCGACCGGGAGTACCGTGCCCGGGATGAGGGGGCGCGGCGGGATGCCGCCGCCATTGCCCGGGGTTACGCCGAGCACCTGGACCGGACTTTTCACATGATCGACCAGATCCTGCAGCACGTCCGCTTCGAATGGGCGCTCAGCGGGCGGCAATTGCGGCTGGAAGGCCCCAGTGCGCCCGGGTTGTTTCCTTCCACCCCCATATTCAATGTCGGCATTGTCGGCGTTGACGGTAAGCTGATCACCAATACACTGCCCGTTTCCACGGAGGATGTATCCGACCGGATGTATTACCGGTACCAGAAAGCGCAAACAGGGGACACCCTGTACGTGGGCGAGGCGGCCATAGGCCGGTCGACCGGACGTAGTGTCGTGCATTTTTCACGGCGATTGTCCGGCAACGATGGGAGCTTCGACGGGGTGGTCCGCGCGGCAGTCGCCCCGGCGTACCTGACCGCCAGCTATGACCGCGTGGCGCTGGGCGGCAACGGCATGCTTTCCATCCTGGGCCGGGACGGCGCCATCCGCGCCAGCCGCGTCGGCGACACCACCTATGCGTCCTATACGAGTCCGTTCGCCGCGGCGGCGCTTGCGGCGCCGGGATTACGCACCGAACTGCTGGCCAGCCCCGGGGGCAGCATGCTGGTCGACGGCGCCGCGTGGTTCCGTGACGGGCGCAGCCGTTACCTCGGCTGGCAGCAGGTGCCGGGATATCCGGTCATTGCCATTGCCGGCGTGGACCGGCAGGAAGCGTTCGCCGCCTTCGCGAGAGTCAGGGAGAATACCCTCGCGCGAACGGCCATCAGCAGCGTTGCCCTGGCCGTCTTCACGCTAATCGCCATGGCGCTTTCCCTGCGCCTGAGCTGGCGCAAGTACCAGGTGGAACTGGCGCGCGAAGCGTACCGGCTCGCCACGGAAGAGGGCACCGAAGGTTTTTTCATTTGTCGCGCGATCCGGGCCGGGAGCGCGGACCGGAACGCTGCCATCGCCGACTTTGAAATTGTCGACTGCAACCAGACCGGGGCCGAGTTGTACGGAAGGCCGCGCGCGGCCATGATCGGCGCCCGGCTGTCGACGCTGCACCCGGCGGACGACGGGGGCTGGGGCGCCCGGCTGCTGCACCGCCTTGGCATTGCCGTGGAACGCGGCATCCTGGAGGACGATATCGAAGTGCCGGTCGACGACGGGCCGCCCAAGTGGTACCGCCTCAAAGCGGTACATTCAAAAGGCTTGTTGTCGGTGACCGCCTGGGATATCACCGAGAGCAAGCAGCATCTGTTCGAACTCGAGCGTCGTGGCAACGAAGACCCGCTGACCGGGCTGCCCAACCGGCACTGGATGACCGCCTATCTGCCGGCTGCCCTGCAGCGCGCCGCCGACAAGCAATGCCTGATGGCCCTGCTGTTCATCGACCTGGACGGCTTCAAGAACGTAAACGATACCGCCGGCCACCACAGCGGGGACGAACTGCTGCGCAATGTGGCGAAACGCCTGAAACTCGCGGTGCGGCCGGCGGACCACGTCGTGCGGGTCGGTGGAGACGAGTTCATCGTGATCATCGAGCAGGTCCAGGACCGTGCCGCGGTAGCCCATATCGCGCAGCGCGTGCTCAATGCGTTCCAGGAACGATTCCACATCGCCCAGGGCAGCTACCCGGTCGGCGCTTCGATCGGCATCAGCCTGTTCCCGGACGATGGTACGCACATGCAGGAACTGCTCACGCATGCCGATGCCGCCATGTACGTCGTCAAGACCAGCGGCAAGATGAGCTACCGCTTCTTCGATCGGCAATACCACGATTCCATCCGCGCCAGGATCGACCGCAAGGCGGAGCTGCGGCATGCGCTCGATGCCGACCAGCTGATCCTGTACTACCAGCCCCGGGTCGAGGTTGCCACGGGCGAGACGTGCAGCATGGAGGCCCTGGTGAGGTGGGCCCACCCCACCAGGGGAATCCTCGAGCCGATCGATTTCATTCCCCTTGCGGAGGAAACGGGATTGATCGTGCCGCTCGGCGAAATCGTCATCGACAAGGTCTGCGCGCAGATCGCATGCTGGTCGCGGCAAGCGCAGCCGGTGGTCCCCGTTTCCATCAATGTCTCGCCACGGCAGTTCAATGAATCCGACGTGACCACGGTCTTGCGCAAGGCGCTCCTGCGCCATGGCGTAGCCCCTGCACTTGTCGAGATCGAACTGACGGAATCGTCGATGACCGCCGATAATGTCCACGTCGCGCGGTCCCTGGAGAATATGCAGCGGTTGGGCATTGCCCTCGCCGTCGACGATTTCGGCACCGGCTACTCGTCGCTGTCGCAGCTGCAGCGCCTCGATTTCGATGTGCTCAAGGTGGACAAGGCGTTCACCGCCGAACTGGAAAAGACCAGGGAGGGCAGCGTCTTCTTCACGGCCATCATCACCATGGCTCACGCGCTTGGCATGCGGGTCGTGGCGGAGGGCGTGGAAACGGCCGGACAGGCCAGACAACTGAAGCAGCTCGATTGCGACGAACTGCAAGGCTACTTCATTTCGCTGCCGCTGCCGGCCACGGAAACGCAGCCGGTCCTGGCACGGTGCGTTTTATAG
- a CDS encoding SDR family NAD(P)-dependent oxidoreductase gives MELQGKRALVTGGASGIGKATSLALAQAGADVALTYWSSSAEAEEVAAQIRALGRQAHAIRADLTDAVVAERVYAEAEGAIGPIDTLFANIGGLIQRCRVVEMPLALWNDAMNLNLTSTFLICQAALKRMEPRGAGTIVTMSSLAAFDGGGPGSAHYASSKAAVATFTRALAKEVGPLGIRVNGVAPGLIATRFHDVFNTPANRQAIAERTPARREGQPEDVANVVVFLASGKAAFLGGEIIQVNGGLALY, from the coding sequence ATGGAACTGCAAGGCAAACGCGCGCTGGTAACGGGCGGCGCATCGGGCATCGGCAAGGCCACTTCGCTGGCCCTGGCGCAAGCGGGCGCCGACGTGGCGCTGACCTACTGGAGCAGCAGCGCGGAGGCCGAGGAAGTGGCCGCGCAGATCCGCGCGCTGGGCCGCCAGGCCCACGCGATCCGCGCCGACCTGACCGATGCGGTGGTGGCCGAACGGGTCTACGCCGAAGCGGAAGGGGCAATCGGCCCGATCGATACGCTGTTCGCCAATATCGGCGGCCTGATCCAGCGCTGCCGCGTCGTCGAGATGCCGCTGGCGCTGTGGAACGACGCGATGAACCTCAATCTCACCAGCACGTTCCTGATCTGCCAGGCCGCGCTGAAGCGGATGGAGCCGCGCGGCGCCGGCACCATCGTGACGATGTCGTCGCTGGCCGCATTCGATGGCGGCGGTCCCGGCTCGGCGCACTATGCCTCGTCCAAGGCCGCCGTCGCCACCTTTACCCGTGCACTGGCGAAGGAAGTGGGTCCGCTCGGCATCCGCGTCAACGGCGTCGCGCCCGGCCTGATCGCCACCCGCTTCCATGACGTGTTCAACACGCCGGCCAACCGCCAGGCCATCGCCGAACGCACCCCCGCGCGGCGCGAGGGACAGCCGGAGGATGTCGCCAACGTCGTTGTCTTCCTTGCCTCCGGCAAGGCCGCTTTCCTGGGTGGCGAGATCATCCAGGTCAACGGCGGCCTGGCCCTTTACTGA
- a CDS encoding TetR/AcrR family transcriptional regulator, producing MVQCSGTPPARKRVRLAPALRKQLILEAALHEFSAQGFGATSTERIAQRAGLSQAGLYAHFRSKDAILETLFNELLRPEWPQWLVADVPFDDAMVDRLIDYWYARAADPTLLSILRLLVAEGNRHPDILERWRHNVMQPFFQLEQRIIDMLAAQGRIQRNALAEHFQLATAPIAHVMLLSLIQGGVTGGFADDIARMRESHRRMLKQFIVPMPGA from the coding sequence TTGGTTCAATGTTCCGGCACCCCGCCCGCCCGCAAGCGCGTACGCCTCGCGCCCGCCCTGCGCAAGCAGCTGATCCTCGAAGCGGCGTTGCACGAGTTCAGTGCGCAGGGTTTCGGAGCGACCAGCACGGAGCGCATCGCCCAGCGCGCCGGCCTGTCGCAGGCCGGTCTCTACGCGCATTTCCGGAGCAAGGACGCCATCCTGGAAACGCTGTTCAACGAGCTGCTGCGGCCCGAATGGCCGCAATGGCTGGTGGCGGACGTGCCGTTCGACGATGCGATGGTCGACCGGCTGATCGACTACTGGTATGCCCGCGCAGCCGACCCGACGTTGCTGTCGATCCTGCGGCTGCTGGTGGCCGAGGGCAACCGCCACCCCGATATCCTCGAGCGCTGGCGCCACAACGTCATGCAGCCCTTCTTCCAGCTGGAGCAGCGCATCATCGACATGCTGGCCGCGCAGGGCCGCATCCAGCGCAACGCGCTGGCGGAACATTTTCAGCTTGCCACTGCCCCCATCGCCCACGTCATGCTGCTCAGCCTGATCCAGGGCGGCGTGACGGGTGGCTTCGCCGACGATATCGCCAGGATGCGCGAATCGCACCGGCGCATGCTCAAGCAGTTCATCGTCCCGATGCCTGGCGCGTGA
- a CDS encoding sugar kinase: MAERTFDVVTAGEAMALFMAADAAPLAAVRAFQRATAGAELNVAVGLARLGWRVAYLSAVGDDSLGRHLLDFIAAQGIDPRHVRIDAAHPTGFMLKALAGDGADPQVEYYRRGSAASQMSVAALPQDDWPGARLLHLTGILPALSDSCRELARTMARRARAAGRTVTFDPNLRPRLWASRDAMIAAANDMAAMSDVVLPGLEEGRLLTGRDAPQDIAEFYLARGARLVIVKLGAHGAYYATAAESGIAAAVPVPRVVDTVGAGDGFAVGVISALLEGLQPAAAAARGNAIGARVLGYRGDCDGLPTQPELAAMVPARA, translated from the coding sequence GTGGCTGAGCGCACGTTCGACGTCGTCACCGCGGGTGAAGCGATGGCGCTGTTCATGGCTGCCGACGCGGCGCCGCTGGCGGCCGTGCGCGCCTTCCAGCGCGCCACCGCCGGCGCGGAGCTGAACGTGGCCGTCGGGCTGGCGCGGCTGGGATGGCGGGTCGCTTACCTGTCCGCGGTCGGCGACGACAGCCTGGGGCGCCACCTGCTGGACTTCATTGCCGCGCAAGGCATCGACCCGCGCCACGTCCGCATCGATGCCGCCCATCCGACCGGCTTCATGCTCAAAGCGCTGGCCGGCGACGGCGCGGACCCGCAGGTCGAGTACTACCGGCGCGGATCGGCCGCCAGCCAGATGTCGGTGGCGGCCCTGCCGCAGGATGACTGGCCGGGGGCGCGGCTGCTGCACCTGACGGGCATCCTGCCGGCACTGTCCGACAGCTGCCGCGAGCTGGCGCGAACGATGGCACGCCGGGCCCGCGCCGCAGGCCGCACCGTGACGTTCGATCCCAACCTGCGGCCACGGTTGTGGGCATCGCGGGACGCGATGATCGCGGCCGCAAACGACATGGCGGCGATGTCCGACGTGGTCCTGCCCGGGCTGGAGGAAGGGCGGCTGCTGACGGGACGCGATGCGCCGCAGGATATCGCCGAGTTCTATCTGGCGCGTGGCGCACGGCTCGTCATCGTCAAGCTCGGCGCCCACGGCGCTTACTACGCCACAGCGGCCGAAAGCGGCATCGCCGCCGCGGTGCCTGTACCCCGTGTCGTCGATACGGTGGGCGCCGGCGACGGCTTCGCGGTGGGCGTCATCAGCGCGCTGCTGGAAGGACTGCAGCCGGCCGCCGCTGCGGCGCGCGGCAATGCGATCGGCGCCCGCGTGTTGGGCTACCGCGGCGATTGCGACGGCCTGCCCACGCAACCGGAACTCGCAGCGATGGTGCCGGCCCGGGCCTGA
- a CDS encoding ribonuclease activity regulator RraA produces MSAVAQAGEETLGILRNSATSTLTTLLYKRGLRNVFVQGARPLRAGQRTAGPAFTLRYIPAREDLDGLDAFLDPRHPQRVAVEEIPPGAVLVMDCRGDVSVASAGSILATRMQVRGVAGIVTDGGLRDASGIAALEIGAWCAGPSAPTNLIRHHALDINAPIGCGGVPVYPGDIMVGDDDGVVCIPAHLAGEVAREAVTMERYEDFVLEQVRGGASIIGLYPLTRPENRALFEAWLARRHG; encoded by the coding sequence ATGAGCGCGGTCGCGCAAGCCGGCGAGGAAACGCTGGGTATCCTGCGCAACAGCGCCACCTCGACCCTCACCACACTGCTGTACAAGCGCGGCCTGCGCAACGTGTTCGTGCAGGGCGCCCGCCCTTTGCGCGCCGGCCAGCGCACGGCCGGTCCAGCGTTCACGCTGCGCTATATCCCCGCCCGCGAGGATCTCGACGGCCTGGATGCGTTCCTCGACCCGCGCCATCCCCAGCGCGTGGCGGTGGAGGAAATCCCGCCCGGCGCGGTGCTCGTGATGGACTGCCGCGGCGACGTCTCGGTCGCATCGGCCGGCAGCATCCTGGCCACGCGCATGCAGGTGCGCGGCGTGGCAGGCATCGTCACCGACGGTGGCCTGCGCGATGCCAGCGGCATCGCGGCGCTGGAGATCGGAGCGTGGTGCGCTGGCCCGTCGGCGCCGACAAACCTGATCCGCCACCACGCGCTGGACATCAACGCACCGATCGGTTGCGGCGGCGTGCCGGTGTATCCGGGCGACATCATGGTGGGCGACGACGACGGCGTCGTCTGCATCCCGGCGCATCTGGCCGGCGAGGTCGCGCGCGAGGCGGTCACGATGGAGCGGTACGAAGACTTCGTGCTGGAGCAGGTCCGCGGCGGCGCCTCGATCATCGGGCTGTATCCGCTGACGCGGCCCGAGAACCGTGCACTGTTCGAAGCGTGGCTGGCGCGGCGGCACGGCTGA
- a CDS encoding polysaccharide lyase family 7 protein yields the protein MNASTNRFAALVLTCAPLLACAAAPKHTPLATLQQLFAVEGDSPYTSPYNGTVIFSALTSKYASPNGHGYRNELKVASTKRLTAAQTHEHFSGNVTPTLPDGAKTIVAQYHVDGLDTILKVYVQDTRDGTGTDGVDSNGVFDILARIRGPGGKEVSQALGTVRSGETFGLDIRFDAGDAVVTVNTADGAQYTAQTTVPADERKIYFKFGDYLQALDPVTGGHTSDPAKWDEYYRLHGIDSSRIRITQTTFERTGTQP from the coding sequence ATGAACGCCAGCACCAACCGTTTTGCCGCCCTGGTTCTGACCTGCGCCCCGCTGCTTGCCTGCGCCGCCGCACCGAAGCATACGCCGCTTGCGACGCTGCAGCAGCTGTTTGCCGTCGAAGGCGATTCGCCGTACACGTCGCCCTACAACGGCACGGTGATCTTCAGCGCCCTGACGTCGAAGTACGCGTCGCCGAACGGTCACGGCTACCGCAACGAACTGAAGGTCGCCAGCACCAAACGCCTCACCGCGGCGCAAACGCACGAGCATTTCTCCGGCAACGTGACGCCCACGCTGCCGGACGGCGCCAAGACGATCGTCGCGCAATACCACGTGGACGGTCTCGACACGATCCTCAAGGTCTACGTGCAGGACACCAGGGACGGCACCGGCACGGACGGCGTGGACAGCAACGGCGTGTTCGACATCCTGGCGCGCATCCGGGGTCCCGGCGGCAAGGAAGTCAGCCAGGCGCTGGGCACGGTGCGCTCGGGCGAGACATTTGGCCTGGACATCCGCTTCGACGCGGGTGACGCCGTCGTCACCGTCAATACCGCCGATGGCGCGCAGTACACGGCGCAAACGACTGTGCCGGCGGACGAGCGCAAGATCTATTTCAAGTTCGGCGACTATCTGCAGGCGCTCGACCCGGTCACGGGCGGACATACCAGCGACCCGGCCAAATGGGACGAGTACTACCGCCTGCACGGTATCGACAGCAGCCGGATCCGCATCACCCAGACGACGTTCGAGCGCACGGGTACGCAGCCATGA
- a CDS encoding MFS transporter: MTRRGTTNGLRWLVITLVAAATIINYIDRSALAVMWPGIAAELGLDKRDYANIVTIFLVGYAVGQSLFGKIFDALGTRIGFLLSILVWSVSIGLHFVARGALSFALFRALLGVGEAGNWPGATKAIAEWFPVRERAFGQGIFGAGASAGSIVAPPLIAFLYAFVGWKTTFILIAVLGFVWIVPWLIVYKAGPAAHPWISDEERSYILSGQKPADAQADTYVPTMAQLLSHRQSWSVIAARFFIDPVWWLFVSWLPLYLNEKFGFDVKQIGLFGWVPYVGAGIGALGGGWLCGRLLRHGLSVNRARKSVIALGLVIMFPALLLTAVVETPLAAVLSIAVILFGFQAAITNIQTLPSDFFSGRTVGTLAGVSGTSAVLGVIACMQLVPALTEGGNYTPFFVLGAALVPLVFLAIWLGGPVERVRPCADALSHGAAAGTHLR, translated from the coding sequence ATGACAAGAAGAGGCACGACAAACGGATTGCGCTGGCTGGTCATCACGCTGGTGGCGGCCGCGACGATCATCAACTATATCGACCGCTCGGCGCTGGCCGTCATGTGGCCGGGCATCGCCGCCGAACTCGGGCTGGACAAGCGCGACTACGCCAATATCGTGACCATCTTCCTGGTAGGGTACGCGGTCGGCCAGTCGCTGTTCGGCAAGATCTTCGACGCGCTAGGCACGCGCATCGGCTTCCTGCTGTCGATCCTGGTGTGGTCGGTGTCGATCGGCCTGCACTTCGTGGCGCGCGGTGCGCTGTCGTTCGCGCTGTTTCGCGCCCTGCTGGGCGTCGGCGAGGCAGGCAACTGGCCCGGCGCGACCAAGGCCATCGCCGAGTGGTTCCCCGTGCGCGAGCGGGCCTTCGGCCAGGGCATCTTCGGCGCCGGCGCATCGGCCGGTTCCATCGTGGCGCCGCCGCTGATCGCCTTCCTGTACGCGTTCGTCGGCTGGAAGACCACGTTCATCCTGATCGCCGTGCTGGGCTTCGTCTGGATCGTGCCCTGGCTGATCGTCTACAAGGCCGGGCCGGCGGCCCATCCTTGGATCTCGGACGAGGAGCGCAGCTACATCCTGTCCGGCCAGAAGCCGGCGGATGCGCAGGCCGACACTTATGTGCCGACGATGGCGCAGCTGCTGTCGCACCGCCAGAGCTGGAGCGTGATCGCCGCGCGCTTCTTCATCGACCCCGTCTGGTGGCTGTTCGTCAGCTGGCTGCCGCTGTACCTGAACGAGAAGTTCGGCTTCGACGTCAAGCAGATCGGCCTGTTCGGCTGGGTACCCTACGTGGGCGCGGGCATCGGCGCGCTGGGCGGCGGCTGGCTGTGCGGACGCCTGCTGCGGCACGGCTTGTCCGTCAACCGGGCCCGCAAGAGCGTGATCGCGCTGGGCCTCGTCATCATGTTCCCCGCCCTGCTGCTGACGGCGGTGGTGGAGACACCGCTGGCGGCGGTGCTGTCGATCGCCGTCATCCTGTTCGGCTTCCAGGCCGCCATCACCAATATCCAGACGCTGCCGAGCGACTTCTTTTCCGGCCGCACGGTGGGCACGCTGGCAGGCGTCAGCGGCACGTCCGCCGTGCTGGGCGTGATCGCCTGCATGCAGCTCGTGCCGGCGCTGACGGAAGGCGGCAACTACACGCCGTTCTTCGTGCTGGGCGCCGCGCTGGTGCCGCTGGTCTTCCTCGCCATCTGGCTGGGCGGCCCCGTCGAGCGCGTGCGGCCCTGCGCCGATGCGCTGTCGCACGGCGCGGCGGCCGGCACCCACCTTCGCTAA
- a CDS encoding DUF4962 domain-containing protein, translating into MTPPFTRRRFLGTAARALPALSLPALAGGRALAQDSREALGPKEGKPTAGPHPLQALMAQHPAALRPDLRGVHPRVLTTAAGLADLRRRATTTHRDAWQKALAGLVAMKEAPAAAPAQARRAQNTTAIGIAGAALAYRIEGDERYLAAAKRYMDAAVSYPVWGYTYSKPDVDLAAGHLLYGLGMGYDLLFDALSVDERTRYRDKLVRQARLLAAHFAPKPGKTFSYSQNHCFIPIAGLAIAAYAVWDEAPEAATWAAQARAIFARVLDVASPDGYFYEGVEYWIFSMPWIVHALDAFAHAAGDDVYDHPALRNAHLYIAHSLTPNGQDIFDFGDAFEGPHTRARHGVDAARTHPGGKLHSNYNLLYRLAARFRNEQAQGVADWMASLGHVCAEDFWTLQWRDADLPASPIAALPPHHHFDDLGTVFWRSDWTGKATAFAFRAGPPEGHHAATLLARMPDWHLSMGHSHPDAGSFILYAEGTYLSGPMGYAGVPRSNLSNTLLVDGQGQANEGHGHDAFAGYPYARLDTIRLTRVDLGADRAGIVADLTGAYRPELGVDKLERMFTLAGGTWTVTDRLRASRPVALTAQVHGDTAIAAAGGRRYLVAGKPAALEVDVRTAAAKAVIEPGVVTAAGPPGNVDKGPREQRGVVLRVSLPASRVATLVTQLRPVRG; encoded by the coding sequence ATGACTCCACCGTTCACACGGCGCCGTTTCCTCGGCACCGCCGCCCGCGCTTTGCCCGCCCTCTCTCTACCCGCGCTGGCCGGAGGCCGCGCGCTGGCGCAGGATTCGCGCGAGGCGCTGGGCCCGAAAGAGGGCAAGCCCACCGCCGGCCCCCACCCGCTGCAGGCGTTGATGGCGCAGCACCCCGCCGCCTTGCGGCCGGACTTGCGCGGCGTGCATCCACGCGTGTTGACCACCGCGGCGGGTCTGGCCGACCTGCGCCGGCGCGCCACCACCACCCATCGCGACGCCTGGCAGAAGGCGCTGGCGGGACTGGTGGCAATGAAGGAAGCGCCGGCCGCGGCACCCGCCCAGGCACGGCGAGCGCAGAACACCACGGCCATCGGCATCGCCGGCGCCGCCCTCGCCTACCGGATCGAAGGCGACGAGCGCTACCTGGCGGCCGCGAAGCGCTATATGGATGCCGCCGTCAGCTATCCGGTCTGGGGCTACACCTACAGCAAGCCGGACGTCGACCTGGCCGCGGGCCATCTGCTGTACGGGCTCGGTATGGGCTACGACCTGCTGTTCGACGCGCTGAGCGTGGACGAACGCACGCGCTACCGGGACAAGCTGGTGCGCCAGGCGCGCCTGCTGGCCGCGCACTTCGCACCGAAGCCGGGCAAGACGTTCTCGTACAGCCAGAACCACTGCTTCATTCCGATCGCCGGCCTGGCGATTGCCGCCTACGCCGTATGGGACGAGGCACCGGAAGCGGCGACCTGGGCGGCGCAGGCGCGTGCCATCTTCGCCCGCGTGCTGGACGTGGCGTCGCCGGACGGCTATTTCTACGAAGGCGTGGAGTACTGGATCTTCTCGATGCCGTGGATCGTGCATGCGCTCGACGCGTTCGCGCATGCGGCCGGCGACGACGTGTACGACCATCCCGCTCTGCGCAACGCCCACCTCTACATCGCCCACTCGCTGACGCCGAACGGCCAGGACATCTTCGACTTCGGCGATGCCTTCGAGGGGCCGCATACGCGCGCCCGCCATGGCGTTGATGCGGCGCGTACGCACCCCGGCGGCAAGCTGCACTCGAACTACAACCTGCTGTACCGGCTGGCCGCGCGCTTCCGGAACGAACAGGCGCAGGGTGTGGCGGACTGGATGGCGTCGCTGGGCCATGTCTGCGCGGAGGATTTCTGGACGCTGCAGTGGCGCGATGCCGACCTCCCCGCCAGCCCTATCGCGGCGCTGCCGCCGCACCATCACTTCGACGACCTGGGCACCGTCTTCTGGCGCAGCGACTGGACCGGCAAGGCCACCGCGTTTGCCTTCCGCGCAGGGCCGCCGGAAGGCCACCATGCCGCCACGCTGCTGGCGCGGATGCCGGACTGGCATCTGTCGATGGGCCACTCGCATCCCGATGCGGGCAGCTTCATCCTGTACGCCGAGGGCACGTACCTGAGCGGGCCGATGGGCTATGCCGGCGTCCCGCGCAGCAATTTGAGCAACACGCTGCTGGTCGACGGCCAGGGCCAGGCCAACGAAGGCCACGGCCACGACGCGTTTGCCGGCTATCCGTACGCGCGGCTCGACACGATCCGGCTGACCCGCGTAGACCTGGGCGCCGACCGCGCCGGGATCGTGGCCGACCTGACCGGCGCCTACCGCCCGGAACTGGGCGTGGACAAGCTGGAACGCATGTTCACCCTGGCCGGCGGCACATGGACGGTGACGGACCGCCTGCGCGCCTCCCGCCCCGTCGCGCTGACCGCCCAGGTGCACGGCGACACGGCCATCGCCGCGGCCGGCGGGCGCCGCTACCTGGTGGCCGGCAAACCGGCCGCGCTGGAAGTGGACGTTCGCACGGCGGCGGCGAAGGCGGTGATCGAGCCGGGCGTGGTGACGGCAGCCGGTCCCCCGGGCAATGTCGACAAGGGTCCACGCGAGCAGCGCGGCGTGGTGCTGCGCGTGTCGCTGCCCGCCAGCCGCGTGGCGACGCTGGTGACGCAGCTGAGGCCCGTCCGTGGCTGA
- a CDS encoding GDSL-type esterase/lipase family protein — protein MTVAVLRRWAFFLTLATCQAFAQSNPKENPSLPAVKQDDGKFLRKHGINLARARSGPVGLLFLGDSITDNWRKAPHIWDAYFGRYQPANFGIGGDRTQHVIWRIEHGELDGIAPRVTVLMLGTNNSLDYSAAEIAAANRKIVGMIRAKLPDTKVLVLGVLPRGPRDRFGGPVTPALVAEAAKRLATIDALNAELARLDDGNTVRYLDISRFFLGQDGRIPYPIMPDQLHPNAAGYQLWADAMQPLLEEMMK, from the coding sequence ATGACCGTTGCCGTATTACGCCGCTGGGCATTCTTCCTGACGCTGGCCACGTGCCAGGCATTCGCCCAGTCCAACCCGAAGGAAAACCCGTCGCTGCCCGCCGTCAAGCAGGACGACGGCAAGTTCCTGCGCAAGCACGGGATCAACCTGGCGCGCGCCCGCAGCGGCCCCGTGGGCCTGCTGTTCCTGGGCGACTCGATCACGGACAACTGGCGCAAGGCGCCGCACATCTGGGATGCGTATTTCGGCCGCTACCAGCCGGCCAACTTCGGCATCGGCGGCGACCGCACCCAGCACGTCATCTGGCGCATCGAGCACGGGGAGCTGGACGGCATCGCGCCCAGGGTCACGGTGCTGATGCTGGGCACGAATAACAGCCTCGATTACAGCGCCGCCGAGATCGCGGCGGCGAACCGCAAGATCGTCGGGATGATCCGCGCGAAGCTGCCCGACACAAAGGTACTGGTGCTGGGTGTCCTCCCGCGCGGCCCGCGCGACCGCTTCGGTGGCCCCGTCACGCCGGCGCTGGTGGCCGAAGCGGCCAAGCGGCTGGCGACGATCGATGCGCTCAACGCGGAACTCGCGAGACTCGATGACGGCAACACCGTGCGCTACCTCGACATATCCAGGTTTTTCCTGGGCCAGGACGGCCGCATTCCTTACCCGATCATGCCCGACCAGCTTCACCCGAACGCCGCCGGCTATCAACTGTGGGCGGATGCCATGCAACCACTGCTAGAGGAGATGATGAAATGA